One region of Streptomyces subrutilus genomic DNA includes:
- the sodN gene encoding superoxide dismutase, Ni gives MLSRLFAPKAKVSAHCDLPCGVYDPAQARIEAESVKAVQEKYQANDDADFRARAITIKEQRAELAKHHVSVLWSDYFKPPHFEKYPQLHTLVNDTLKALSAAKASNDPATGQKALDLIAEIDRIFWETKAA, from the coding sequence ATGCTTTCCCGCCTCTTCGCCCCCAAGGCGAAGGTCTCCGCGCACTGCGACCTGCCGTGCGGCGTGTACGACCCTGCCCAGGCCCGCATCGAGGCCGAGTCCGTCAAGGCCGTGCAGGAGAAGTACCAGGCCAACGACGACGCCGACTTCCGCGCGCGCGCCATCACCATCAAGGAGCAGCGCGCCGAACTGGCCAAGCACCACGTCTCGGTGCTGTGGAGCGACTACTTCAAGCCGCCGCACTTCGAGAAGTACCCGCAGCTGCACACGCTGGTCAACGACACCCTGAAGGCCCTCTCGGCCGCCAAGGCGTCGAACGACCCGGCGACCGGCCAGAAGGCCCTCGACCTCATCGCCGAGATCGACCGCATCTTCTGGGAGACCAAGGCCGCCTGA
- a CDS encoding DUF6104 family protein, whose translation MYFTDRGIEELEKRRGEEEVTFEWLAEQLRTFVDLNPDFEVPVERLATWLARLDDEDHDADE comes from the coding sequence TTGTACTTCACCGATCGCGGCATCGAGGAGCTGGAGAAGCGGCGCGGCGAGGAGGAGGTCACCTTCGAGTGGCTCGCCGAGCAGCTGCGCACCTTCGTCGACCTGAACCCGGACTTCGAGGTCCCGGTGGAACGCCTGGCCACCTGGCTGGCCCGCCTGGACGACGAGGACCACGACGCCGACGAGTGA
- a CDS encoding trypsin-like peptidase domain-containing protein, protein MTEGRTAGSARAFELLEPLVQAATVRVHAPPDGYGTAGTGPTWGSGFFIAPGWVLTCAHVVGEGGAAVRLTGREVGITFSSGVSVTGNGATGTVTGRVECVLPERLEERRPGPRALWDLPDLALIRVLAPVSHACVWLTDRSRPRFDEVAYFGCTEDLGTPEITGRTTRLRGTAGHGAAIRLGDDDEIEPGMSGGPVVDLARGEVVGVVKARRHTGGGGLAVSVVQLRTLPMPLRGQTGLYRRVMQAHDLHHYDQHLSDLNSRRTWTDVHGELPAGEGDPYGGRGRLTPGERTTLCGLLAELPPPGSSEHVRALVEAARGEEPEPHPLAPLSWRDGLGLLHDPPGGAGEAAAMLRYATDVSVADYREPPTPGADEELWDWVRATAERLWRPLRRELGERHERGLAERERRRRASAGRAVRGPVRPSGGLPPGASVLLEVWAHGWEDVYDWRVSVLAGPERPGRVTPVDSGIRATEAGLPEVLRAPLAEAFRRCDTHEAAAPLEVAAAPELFGLAVDEWVLVGRVPVGVQRPVVFRHPGANPVPAAAARWARVRTGPLLDERADCVRGRPRSPSATWLAGLPDNTVPVHCRAAAVEPTLGSLHAVGDAGYGVVVCRRPPADPGVSCAPFHRGLREELADAGRAEVLPLRLQALRGRAYGADPDAYWSAGAALVWNDPARALPEDEPLQGDL, encoded by the coding sequence ATGACGGAAGGGCGCACGGCCGGCTCCGCGCGCGCCTTCGAGCTTCTGGAGCCCCTCGTCCAGGCGGCGACCGTACGCGTCCACGCCCCGCCGGACGGGTATGGAACGGCTGGGACCGGACCCACCTGGGGAAGCGGCTTCTTCATCGCCCCCGGCTGGGTCCTGACGTGCGCGCACGTGGTGGGGGAAGGGGGTGCTGCGGTGCGTCTGACGGGGCGCGAGGTCGGCATCACCTTCTCCTCGGGCGTCAGCGTCACCGGCAACGGCGCCACCGGTACGGTCACCGGGCGCGTGGAGTGCGTCCTGCCCGAGCGGCTGGAGGAGCGGCGCCCCGGCCCGCGCGCCCTGTGGGACCTGCCCGACCTGGCGCTGATCCGGGTGCTGGCCCCCGTCTCGCACGCCTGCGTCTGGCTGACCGACCGCTCCCGGCCCCGCTTCGACGAGGTCGCGTACTTCGGCTGCACCGAGGACCTCGGCACGCCCGAGATCACCGGCCGCACCACCCGGCTGCGCGGTACCGCGGGCCACGGCGCCGCCATCCGGCTCGGCGACGACGACGAGATCGAGCCCGGCATGTCCGGCGGCCCGGTGGTGGACCTCGCCCGCGGCGAGGTCGTCGGCGTGGTCAAGGCACGGCGGCACACCGGGGGCGGCGGGCTCGCCGTCTCCGTCGTGCAGCTGCGCACCCTGCCGATGCCCCTGCGCGGCCAGACCGGCCTCTACCGCCGGGTCATGCAGGCCCACGACCTGCACCACTACGACCAGCACCTCAGCGACCTCAACAGCCGCCGGACCTGGACGGACGTGCACGGCGAACTCCCGGCCGGGGAGGGCGACCCGTACGGCGGGCGCGGCCGGCTCACCCCCGGGGAGCGCACCACCCTGTGCGGGCTGCTCGCCGAACTGCCCCCGCCCGGCTCCTCGGAGCACGTACGGGCCCTGGTGGAGGCGGCGCGCGGGGAGGAGCCCGAGCCGCATCCGCTCGCCCCGCTCAGCTGGCGCGACGGCCTGGGACTGCTGCACGACCCGCCGGGCGGGGCGGGGGAGGCCGCGGCGATGCTCCGGTACGCGACGGACGTGAGCGTGGCCGACTACCGCGAGCCGCCGACACCGGGCGCGGACGAGGAGCTGTGGGACTGGGTGCGGGCCACCGCCGAGCGCCTGTGGCGCCCGCTGCGCCGGGAGCTCGGAGAACGGCACGAGCGGGGACTGGCCGAGCGGGAGCGGCGCCGGCGCGCTTCGGCCGGGCGGGCGGTGCGCGGCCCGGTCCGGCCGTCCGGCGGGCTGCCGCCCGGGGCGTCGGTGCTGCTGGAGGTGTGGGCGCACGGGTGGGAGGACGTCTACGACTGGCGGGTCTCGGTGCTGGCGGGCCCGGAGCGGCCCGGGCGGGTGACGCCGGTGGACTCCGGGATACGGGCCACCGAGGCGGGCCTGCCGGAGGTGTTGCGGGCCCCGCTCGCCGAGGCCTTCCGGCGCTGCGACACCCACGAGGCCGCGGCCCCGCTCGAAGTGGCGGCCGCCCCCGAGCTGTTCGGGCTCGCGGTGGACGAGTGGGTGCTGGTGGGCAGGGTGCCGGTGGGGGTGCAGCGGCCGGTGGTGTTCCGGCACCCGGGCGCAAACCCCGTGCCCGCCGCGGCCGCCCGGTGGGCGCGGGTGCGGACCGGACCGCTGCTGGACGAACGGGCCGACTGCGTACGGGGGCGGCCGCGCAGCCCGTCCGCGACCTGGCTGGCCGGGCTCCCTGACAACACCGTGCCGGTGCACTGCCGCGCGGCGGCGGTGGAGCCCACGCTGGGCTCGCTGCACGCGGTGGGGGACGCCGGGTACGGGGTCGTGGTGTGCCGGCGGCCCCCGGCGGACCCGGGGGTCTCGTGCGCGCCCTTCCACCGCGGGCTGCGGGAGGAACTGGCCGATGCCGGACGGGCGGAGGTGCTGCCGCTGCGGCTGCAGGCGCTGCGGGGGCGGGCGTACGGGGCCGACCCGGACGCGTACTGGTCCGCGGGGGCCGCCCTCGTCTGGAACGACCCCGCACGCGCCCTGCCCGAGGACGAGCCGCTCCAGGGCGACCTGTGA
- a CDS encoding AAA family ATPase: MNDEWLIYRGVGEPHDGIEALPDPPPWRDFDGGPVGEAGGPASVADGNVARRLGAHRQAAELHRPEPEELEAINAALYLRRPLLVTGFPGTGKSTLAHAVAHELKLGRVLRWPVVSRSVLQDGLYRYDALARLQDVQLAASGGAPDGGPGIGKYIRLGPLGTALLPTARPRVLLVDELDKSDIDLPNDLLNVLEEGEFALPELERVADTEPEVQVLTDDGAKVTVRGGRVRCRAFPFIILTSNGERDFPAALLRRCIQLKLGQPGEKRLATMVRAHLGEEAAQLGADLIREFLSRSQSELVAADQLLNAVYLTHYAAPPTREDLADLLIQRLDRPR; this comes from the coding sequence ATGAACGACGAATGGCTCATCTACCGCGGTGTCGGCGAGCCCCACGACGGGATCGAGGCCCTGCCCGATCCGCCGCCCTGGCGGGACTTCGACGGCGGACCCGTGGGGGAGGCGGGCGGACCGGCGTCGGTGGCGGACGGGAACGTCGCCCGGCGGCTCGGGGCCCACCGGCAGGCCGCCGAGCTGCACCGGCCCGAGCCGGAGGAGCTGGAGGCCATCAACGCGGCCCTGTACCTGCGGCGGCCGCTGCTGGTGACCGGCTTCCCGGGCACCGGCAAGTCCACCCTCGCGCACGCGGTCGCCCACGAGCTGAAGCTCGGGCGGGTGCTGCGCTGGCCGGTGGTGTCGCGCAGCGTCCTCCAGGACGGGCTCTACCGCTACGACGCCCTGGCCCGGCTCCAGGACGTGCAGCTCGCGGCGAGCGGCGGGGCGCCGGACGGGGGGCCGGGCATCGGGAAGTACATCCGGCTCGGCCCGCTGGGCACCGCCCTGCTGCCCACCGCGCGGCCCCGGGTGCTGCTCGTCGACGAGCTCGACAAGAGCGACATCGACCTGCCGAACGACCTGCTGAACGTGCTGGAGGAAGGGGAGTTCGCCCTCCCCGAGCTGGAGCGGGTGGCCGACACCGAGCCCGAGGTGCAGGTGCTCACCGACGACGGGGCCAAGGTGACCGTCCGGGGCGGCCGGGTGCGCTGCCGTGCCTTCCCCTTCATCATCCTGACCAGCAACGGGGAGCGGGACTTCCCCGCCGCGCTGCTGCGGCGCTGCATCCAGCTCAAGCTGGGGCAGCCCGGCGAGAAACGGCTCGCCACCATGGTCCGGGCCCATCTGGGGGAGGAAGCCGCCCAGTTGGGGGCCGACCTGATCCGGGAGTTCCTCAGCCGCTCGCAGTCCGAGCTGGTCGCCGCCGACCAGCTGCTCAATGCCGTCTACCTGACGCACTACGCCGCCCCGCCCACCCGGGAGGACCTCGCGGACCTGCTCATCCAGCGCCTCGACCGCCCGAGGTGA